The Saprospiraceae bacterium genome includes a window with the following:
- a CDS encoding response regulator: MEVKILVIEDNKDVRENIAELLELSGYQVVTAENGKIGATKAMEIIPDLILCDIMMPELDGFGVLRILSNQPSTMDIPFIFLTAKTEKEDFRRGMGLGADDYITKPYDDVQLLDTLEIRLKKSARIKISFEKSGAGLQRFMYEAKAQKEFDKLSENREARKYHKKDLIYEVGQYPKWLYFVSSGSLKSYQVNDFGKEFTTNIYSQGDFFGYLPLLKGEKYHDTVAALDECELRLIPIEDFTLLLFNNREFSAKFIKMLANQSEETERLLIEMAYSSVRKRVANALLKFSESKHSTNMSVLRDDIASLAGTAKETTIRTLSDFKSEGLISIDDNRIELLKIDKLKNLPQ, encoded by the coding sequence ATGGAAGTAAAAATATTAGTAATTGAAGATAATAAAGATGTAAGAGAAAATATTGCTGAATTACTTGAACTTTCCGGCTATCAGGTGGTGACTGCCGAAAATGGAAAAATTGGCGCTACAAAAGCCATGGAAATTATACCTGATTTGATCTTATGTGATATTATGATGCCGGAGTTGGACGGTTTTGGTGTATTGAGGATCTTGTCAAATCAGCCTTCAACTATGGATATACCTTTTATTTTTTTGACAGCAAAAACAGAAAAAGAAGATTTCAGGAGAGGGATGGGATTAGGAGCTGATGATTACATCACCAAACCTTATGATGATGTTCAGCTCCTCGATACTTTAGAAATCAGACTCAAAAAGAGTGCAAGAATAAAAATTTCTTTTGAAAAATCCGGAGCCGGTCTACAGAGATTTATGTATGAAGCCAAAGCTCAAAAAGAATTTGACAAACTGTCTGAAAACAGGGAGGCCAGAAAATATCACAAAAAGGATCTTATATATGAAGTAGGTCAATACCCAAAATGGTTATATTTCGTATCTTCGGGGAGCCTGAAGTCTTATCAGGTCAATGACTTTGGAAAAGAATTTACTACTAATATTTATTCGCAGGGAGATTTTTTTGGCTATCTGCCTTTGCTGAAAGGTGAAAAATATCATGATACAGTGGCTGCATTGGACGAATGCGAACTCCGGCTCATACCCATCGAAGATTTTACCCTTCTACTGTTTAATAACAGGGAGTTTTCTGCCAAATTTATAAAAATGCTGGCCAATCAATCAGAAGAAACCGAAAGGCTATTGATCGAGATGGCTTACTCATCAGTTAGAAAAAGAGTTGCTAATGCTCTTTTGAAATTCAGCGAGTCCAAACATTCGACCAACATGTCTGTGCTGCGCGATGATATCGCCAGCCTTGCCGGCACAGCCAAAGAAACTACAATCAGGACCCTGTCGGATTTTAAGAGTGAAGGACTCATATCAATAGACGACAACAGGATCGAATTATTGAAAATTGATAAATTGAAAAATTTGCCACAATGA
- a CDS encoding CBS domain-containing protein codes for MNLLNSVSSIMTPNPICVNSKDTLTVVDKLLKEHRIHHLPVISDGKLVGMVSKSDFLFFRRGFSDENSKLEDEVRMNNFTVKDIMTRRLAKLEPTDKINVALEVFKENLFHALPVVEGDKIVGIVSTFDIIKRLAIDAEATAAYE; via the coding sequence ATGAATCTACTTAACTCTGTTTCAAGTATTATGACACCAAATCCTATTTGTGTAAACAGCAAGGATACTTTGACTGTGGTAGACAAGTTGTTGAAGGAGCACCGAATACATCATTTACCGGTGATTTCTGATGGCAAATTAGTAGGAATGGTAAGTAAATCCGATTTTCTTTTTTTCCGAAGAGGCTTTTCTGATGAAAATTCCAAACTGGAAGATGAGGTAAGGATGAATAATTTTACAGTAAAAGACATCATGACCAGGAGGTTGGCTAAACTTGAGCCAACTGATAAGATCAATGTAGCGCTGGAAGTATTTAAAGAGAATCTCTTTCATGCCCTTCCTGTGGTTGAAGGCGACAAAATAGTTGGAATTGTATCTACATTTGATATAATAAAAAGACTTGCTATAGACGCTGAAGCCACCGCTGCATACGAATAA
- a CDS encoding universal stress protein: MIDIKIYGTGSSGHQLAKEKLSKCLDVAGIEYHLKDITNIQEIMEDQIDYVPSVRVNESRLFELKQNGNYSRSLREAIQKILQIENYGKMTKIIVPTDFSEASNNAYNFAHHLSKDLQGILKITHIYYPTSTDVNQFVVINEEAEKIHRTKLDEFVQTVNQDWISTFVKEPFVEGVFKVGFPRAELTEMSKQPGTIMVMGTTGAGDTFKKIFGSLSLDMTDHCYCPLFLVPPGAAYSNIDEIVYLSEDLKNDALHLLYTGRLCLKVNADLRIVHYRTNGEDTYDVSDTIKVMESYFPELRYHIDISDTKDIFDSIKSLIKEDTNHLVVVSTKHRNIFQNLFHKSISEFTALNSDCPVLILSDKTSEASLT, translated from the coding sequence ATGATAGACATTAAAATTTATGGTACTGGTAGTTCCGGGCATCAGTTGGCCAAAGAAAAACTTTCAAAATGTTTGGATGTAGCTGGTATAGAGTATCATTTAAAGGACATCACTAATATCCAGGAGATCATGGAGGACCAGATAGACTATGTTCCTTCTGTAAGAGTAAATGAAAGCCGTCTTTTTGAATTAAAGCAAAACGGTAATTATTCTCGGTCATTACGTGAAGCAATTCAAAAGATTCTTCAAATCGAAAATTATGGTAAAATGACAAAGATAATAGTTCCTACAGATTTTTCAGAAGCATCCAATAATGCTTATAACTTTGCACACCATCTGTCCAAAGACCTGCAAGGTATATTGAAAATTACACATATATACTATCCAACATCAACAGATGTCAATCAGTTTGTCGTCATCAATGAAGAAGCTGAAAAGATTCACAGAACCAAATTGGATGAATTTGTGCAAACTGTCAATCAGGATTGGATAAGCACATTTGTGAAAGAACCTTTTGTTGAAGGCGTGTTTAAGGTTGGATTTCCTCGGGCTGAGCTCACCGAAATGTCAAAACAGCCCGGCACTATCATGGTCATGGGAACTACGGGAGCAGGTGACACCTTCAAAAAAATATTCGGATCACTTTCGCTGGACATGACTGATCATTGTTACTGTCCTTTATTCTTGGTACCTCCTGGTGCTGCATATTCCAATATCGACGAAATCGTATACTTATCTGAAGATTTGAAAAACGATGCATTGCATCTCCTGTATACAGGAAGACTATGTCTGAAAGTCAATGCAGACTTAAGAATCGTGCACTACAGGACGAATGGAGAAGACACATACGATGTCAGCGATACTATAAAAGTCATGGAGTCTTACTTCCCTGAGCTGAGGTATCATATTGATATCTCTGATACTAAAGATATTTTTGATAGTATAAAATCACTCATCAAGGAAGATACCAATCATCTGGTAGTAGTATCAACAAAACATAGAAATATCTTTCAGAACTTGTTTCACAAGAGTATCTCTGAGTTTACAGCACTTAATAGTGATTGCCCTGTTCTGATTCTGTCGGACAAAACATCTGAAGCAAGTTTGACTTGA
- a CDS encoding TIGR00730 family Rossman fold protein has translation MDHKKRIINSEEQFLSGPNSRGKELVFLFKVFFQFIKGFRKLHFIGPCITVFGSARFDENNIFYKQARELGGLLSEMGFAVMTGGGPGIMEAANRGAFEKGGQSVGCTIKLPKEQESNPYMTRVVDFDHFFIRKVLLTKYSYAFVVMPGGFGTLDELFETLTLIQTGIVHQFPVVIMGKDYYQDIYEMIQKMISEKTISPTDQHLIKFTDDLTEATDHIRQYIGKNYKILKKAWWLGE, from the coding sequence ATGGATCATAAAAAGAGAATCATCAACTCTGAAGAACAGTTTCTTTCAGGACCCAATAGTCGGGGTAAAGAGTTGGTTTTTTTATTTAAAGTTTTTTTTCAGTTCATAAAGGGATTTAGAAAACTTCATTTTATAGGTCCTTGTATTACTGTTTTTGGGTCGGCAAGATTTGATGAGAACAATATTTTCTACAAACAAGCAAGAGAATTAGGTGGTTTGCTATCGGAGATGGGTTTTGCCGTGATGACGGGAGGAGGACCGGGAATCATGGAAGCTGCCAATCGAGGTGCATTTGAAAAGGGAGGACAATCCGTGGGTTGCACGATAAAATTGCCTAAAGAACAGGAATCCAATCCATATATGACAAGAGTGGTTGATTTCGATCATTTTTTTATCAGAAAGGTTTTGCTCACCAAGTATTCTTATGCATTTGTGGTGATGCCGGGAGGTTTCGGCACATTGGATGAGTTGTTTGAAACACTTACCTTGATTCAGACTGGCATAGTCCATCAGTTTCCTGTGGTGATCATGGGTAAAGATTACTATCAGGACATATATGAAATGATTCAAAAGATGATTTCAGAAAAAACTATTTCGCCCACCGATCAGCACCTGATAAAATTTACTGATGATCTGACTGAAGCTACTGATCACATACGTCAATATATCGGAAAAAATTATAAGATACTAAAGAAAGCATGGTGGTTGGGAGAATAG
- a CDS encoding APC family permease — translation MSNQNNQLLKLLGVGFGIAVTVGGTIGTGILRKPGPIAAQIGEPWIILLLWTAVGIYALLGVLCAIELAISMPQAGAWYVYARRAFGNYFGFVTGITSWLGTVSALGFGAYTMSEYIALLIPDTESYIQLMSVVLLAILTGFHWLGTKSAGKSQEILAVIKAVGLLLFVAVCFIFGNDPQGSQLTETVNATMAPLTFISVIAALQAIFYTYDGWHTATYFTEENTDPAKTMPKSMITGVLLIIFIYLLVNGAILYALPESMLMNSKLAAADTISYIFGDGYSKIITLFLMISILGIVNAQIMFAPRVIFSMSRDQLFFKAATRVNAAGTPSVAMPLTALLSVLLILSGKDTCGKLSDIATFFFVLSYAAGFAALVKLRYSEPELSRPYKAPWFPYLPYLLIVLSILFLAGAVYSDIHSSKFALIFLLLSYPLYRLVLRLNTAAQ, via the coding sequence ATGTCCAATCAAAACAATCAACTCTTAAAACTACTTGGTGTCGGTTTTGGCATCGCAGTGACTGTAGGTGGTACTATTGGGACAGGAATATTGCGCAAACCGGGACCAATTGCGGCTCAAATCGGAGAACCATGGATCATACTTTTGCTCTGGACAGCAGTCGGAATTTATGCATTGCTCGGAGTGCTTTGTGCTATAGAACTGGCCATTTCCATGCCACAAGCAGGTGCCTGGTATGTATATGCCAGAAGGGCTTTTGGTAATTACTTTGGATTTGTCACTGGGATTACCAGTTGGCTTGGGACGGTGTCAGCCTTGGGTTTTGGCGCGTATACCATGAGCGAATATATAGCCTTACTTATACCGGATACAGAATCATATATTCAACTTATGTCTGTGGTATTATTGGCAATTCTGACGGGGTTTCATTGGTTGGGAACAAAATCAGCTGGAAAATCACAGGAAATACTGGCAGTCATCAAAGCTGTAGGACTTTTATTATTTGTAGCAGTATGTTTTATTTTTGGAAATGACCCACAGGGGTCTCAGTTGACTGAAACAGTTAATGCAACAATGGCTCCATTGACATTTATCAGTGTCATAGCTGCTTTGCAAGCTATATTTTACACATACGATGGATGGCACACCGCCACATACTTTACAGAAGAGAATACTGATCCTGCCAAAACGATGCCTAAATCCATGATTACAGGTGTACTTTTGATCATTTTCATTTACCTTTTGGTCAATGGAGCAATCCTTTATGCCCTTCCGGAGTCGATGCTGATGAACTCAAAACTGGCAGCAGCCGATACCATCAGTTATATTTTTGGCGATGGATATTCCAAGATCATTACATTGTTTTTGATGATTTCCATTTTAGGTATTGTCAATGCACAGATTATGTTTGCTCCGAGAGTTATATTTTCAATGAGCAGGGATCAGCTTTTTTTCAAAGCAGCTACTCGAGTCAATGCAGCCGGAACTCCATCTGTTGCTATGCCACTGACGGCGTTGTTGTCTGTTTTGCTAATACTAAGTGGAAAAGACACATGCGGAAAACTCTCCGATATTGCAACATTCTTTTTTGTATTGAGTTATGCGGCCGGTTTTGCGGCATTGGTGAAATTAAGATATTCAGAGCCAGAACTTTCGAGACCTTACAAAGCTCCCTGGTTTCCGTATTTACCATACCTGCTGATTGTTCTTTCTATTTTGTTTTTAGCAGGAGCAGTGTATTCTGATATACACAGCAGTAAATTTGCACTGATATTTCTTTTGTTGAGTTATCCATTGTATAGGCTGGTTTTGAGACTTAATACCGCGGCCCAATAA
- a CDS encoding RNA methyltransferase, with product MANKVLNAAINEDRALKFKNVVAKRQKISVILENVHDPHNIGAIVRSCDAIGVSEIYVVYTEGTFGHAAKKVGKNASSGARKWINTYYYDNIAACIVDVRKKYNKIYGTHLSTDALSLYDLDLTDSVALMFGNEHAGISEEAISLLDGNFIIPQYGMVQSLNVSVACAVSLFEASRQRSTKGLYSQSFDDGNPSHLTMFEWFAQRHLESIRKKER from the coding sequence ATGGCAAATAAAGTATTGAATGCCGCAATCAATGAAGACCGTGCTCTGAAGTTTAAAAATGTTGTTGCTAAACGACAAAAAATATCTGTAATTCTGGAAAATGTGCATGATCCGCACAATATCGGTGCAATAGTGCGAAGCTGCGATGCCATAGGTGTATCAGAAATATATGTGGTATACACAGAAGGTACTTTTGGTCATGCTGCAAAAAAAGTGGGTAAAAACGCTTCTTCAGGTGCCAGGAAATGGATCAATACTTATTACTATGACAATATAGCAGCTTGTATAGTTGATGTAAGAAAAAAATACAACAAAATTTATGGTACACATCTCAGCACTGACGCACTCTCCCTGTACGATCTCGATCTCACAGATTCAGTGGCATTGATGTTTGGAAATGAACATGCAGGGATTTCTGAAGAAGCAATAAGTCTTTTGGATGGCAATTTTATTATCCCGCAGTATGGTATGGTCCAAAGCCTCAATGTGAGTGTCGCATGCGCTGTTTCTCTGTTTGAAGCTTCCCGCCAACGCAGTACTAAGGGACTGTACAGTCAGTCATTTGACGATGGTAACCCATCACATCTCACGATGTTTGAGTGGTTTGCTCAAAGACATTTAGAATCTATCAGAAAAAAAGAAAGGTAA
- a CDS encoding amino acid ABC transporter substrate-binding protein gives MISVQNHRPLLNGSNFLIAVIIASIFSSCAVSKKSTGDSNVQIIKADTAKKKLPAENKENKKTSPAAEKNVVKTDTLKWKDVSPSYKPIQTGKAKKADNYNKNNNQVFKDEYNITLLLPLDSDQSNLPSDTRFLQFYAGMLMGLELLEKEGIQLKTKVIDTNEGNQSFIDRVETILKNETDLIIGPYEREDIKIMAEKCKEAGIPIVSPWQTSTKITSENPYYIQIKPNLKDHFKKLAESTVSQYKPGEVAIIVKNNKESSAWVDHFQENAVKFSGIENFYIPLYIDLDTLRKGKAVFSKLMGSGLKAVILPSYSYDDEDYIIAALKRLGVDKGSRSIDVYGMPLIYESDKIDYEYYHTLNINVVMSEDGGQDINGILKFKKDYLQKYGEIPGDEAIRAYDLINYVGRNLWKHGKTFQNFLWQEDEKFLLTRFNVVKSWTDDSKVNSVEDKFDYFENKYLHILNFKDNTWQIKY, from the coding sequence ATGATATCAGTACAAAACCACCGTCCACTATTGAATGGGAGTAATTTTTTGATAGCTGTAATAATAGCTTCTATTTTTTCGTCTTGTGCAGTTTCCAAAAAAAGTACAGGTGATTCTAATGTACAGATAATAAAGGCAGATACCGCCAAAAAGAAACTGCCCGCTGAAAATAAAGAGAACAAAAAAACATCGCCTGCTGCAGAAAAGAATGTAGTAAAAACAGACACTTTGAAATGGAAAGATGTATCACCTTCATACAAACCCATCCAAACAGGTAAAGCTAAAAAGGCTGATAATTATAATAAAAATAATAATCAGGTTTTTAAAGATGAATATAATATAACTTTGCTGTTACCATTGGATTCTGATCAAAGCAACTTGCCGTCAGATACCAGATTTTTACAATTTTATGCAGGCATGCTTATGGGACTCGAACTACTTGAGAAAGAAGGAATTCAACTTAAAACAAAAGTGATTGATACCAACGAAGGAAATCAAAGTTTTATTGATAGGGTAGAGACCATTTTGAAAAATGAAACAGATCTCATCATAGGTCCATATGAGCGTGAAGATATTAAAATAATGGCTGAAAAATGTAAAGAAGCAGGAATACCGATAGTATCTCCATGGCAGACGAGTACAAAAATCACATCTGAAAACCCATATTATATCCAGATAAAACCCAATTTGAAAGACCATTTTAAAAAACTTGCAGAAAGTACTGTCTCACAATATAAACCTGGAGAAGTAGCTATCATTGTCAAAAATAACAAAGAATCATCTGCTTGGGTAGATCATTTTCAGGAGAACGCAGTTAAGTTTTCAGGAATTGAAAATTTTTATATTCCTCTATATATCGACCTGGATACACTCAGAAAGGGCAAAGCTGTATTCAGCAAGTTGATGGGTTCAGGATTGAAAGCGGTGATCTTGCCTTCCTATTCTTACGATGATGAAGATTATATTATTGCAGCTTTGAAAAGACTAGGAGTCGACAAAGGAAGTCGCAGCATAGATGTGTATGGTATGCCTTTGATATATGAATCAGATAAAATTGATTATGAATACTATCATACTCTCAATATCAATGTAGTCATGTCTGAAGATGGCGGTCAGGATATAAACGGTATATTAAAATTTAAAAAAGATTACTTGCAGAAATATGGTGAAATTCCGGGTGATGAAGCTATAAGAGCTTATGATTTGATAAACTATGTAGGCAGGAATTTGTGGAAACATGGCAAGACTTTTCAGAATTTTCTTTGGCAGGAAGATGAAAAGTTTCTTTTGACAAGGTTTAACGTTGTAAAATCATGGACTGATGATTCAAAGGTGAACAGTGTTGAAGATAAATTTGATTATTTTGAGAATAAATATCTCCATATTTTGAATTTTAAAGACAACACATGGCAAATAAAGTATTGA
- the guaA gene encoding glutamine-hydrolyzing GMP synthase translates to MNELVLILDFGSQYTQLIARRLRELNVYCEIYPFNKFPQRNDIKAVILSGSPFSVLDESALDLDLTKVIDKYPVLGICYGAQLISHKLSGKVLKSDKREYGKAIMTVVEPDEIFDEIDPATQVWMSHGDSIAEVPEGFEIIAKTSDIVAAYRSNPGHYRFPVYCLQFHPEVTHSLNGKEILSNFVHHIAGCKCEWTPASMVNETVARLKTELGDEHVMMGLSGGVDSTVAACLIHRAIGNRLHCVFIDNGLLRKNEFDEVLKSYEGMGLNISGVKAADRFLDALDGIADPEHKRKIIGKSFINVFEDESHKHPEVKWLGQGTIYPDVIESVSVHGPSVTIKSHHNVGGLPEKLKLKLVEPLRMLFKDEVRKAGKELGVPDLLLKRHPFPGPGLGIRVLGAISREKVILCQEADKIYTDHLKASGWYDKVWQAGAILLPVQSVGVMGDERTYEYTIALRCVNSVDGMTAEWSHLPYDLLAKISSDIINQVKGINRVVYDISTKPPSTIEWE, encoded by the coding sequence ATGAATGAATTAGTATTGATTTTGGATTTTGGTTCTCAATATACTCAGTTGATAGCCAGAAGATTGAGAGAACTCAATGTGTATTGCGAAATTTACCCTTTCAACAAATTTCCTCAACGCAACGATATAAAAGCTGTGATTTTATCCGGCAGTCCATTTTCTGTTTTGGATGAAAGTGCACTCGACTTGGACTTAACCAAAGTTATCGATAAGTATCCGGTACTAGGAATTTGTTATGGGGCACAGTTAATATCTCACAAACTCAGCGGGAAAGTACTCAAATCTGATAAAAGAGAATACGGTAAGGCTATCATGACAGTAGTCGAACCCGATGAAATCTTTGACGAAATAGACCCAGCAACCCAAGTATGGATGTCACATGGTGATTCCATAGCAGAAGTTCCCGAAGGGTTTGAAATTATTGCAAAAACATCAGATATTGTGGCTGCTTACAGAAGCAATCCTGGTCATTACAGATTTCCTGTTTACTGCCTTCAGTTTCATCCTGAGGTGACTCACAGCCTGAATGGAAAGGAAATATTGTCCAACTTTGTTCATCATATAGCAGGATGTAAATGCGAATGGACACCCGCATCCATGGTAAATGAAACCGTAGCTAGACTCAAAACTGAGTTGGGTGATGAACACGTGATGATGGGGCTTTCCGGAGGGGTAGACTCTACCGTGGCTGCATGCCTGATCCACAGAGCTATCGGCAACAGATTACATTGTGTATTTATAGACAATGGATTGCTGCGAAAAAATGAATTTGATGAAGTATTGAAATCTTATGAAGGAATGGGACTCAATATCTCAGGAGTGAAAGCTGCAGATAGGTTTTTGGATGCTTTGGATGGTATAGCTGATCCGGAACACAAACGCAAAATTATTGGAAAATCATTCATAAATGTATTTGAGGACGAATCTCATAAACATCCTGAAGTAAAGTGGCTTGGTCAGGGAACTATTTATCCTGATGTTATAGAATCAGTGTCGGTACATGGACCTTCTGTCACTATTAAATCTCATCACAATGTAGGCGGCCTCCCGGAAAAACTAAAGCTGAAACTTGTCGAACCTCTTCGGATGCTTTTTAAAGATGAAGTCAGAAAAGCAGGAAAGGAACTAGGAGTACCGGACCTATTGTTGAAACGACATCCTTTTCCAGGACCTGGTTTGGGGATCAGAGTTTTGGGAGCAATCAGTCGTGAAAAAGTAATATTATGTCAGGAGGCTGACAAGATATATACTGATCATCTGAAGGCTTCGGGATGGTATGACAAAGTATGGCAGGCGGGAGCTATTTTACTTCCTGTCCAGTCAGTAGGTGTCATGGGTGACGAACGGACTTATGAGTATACCATAGCGCTGCGATGTGTCAATTCTGTAGATGGAATGACAGCTGAGTGGAGCCATTTGCCGTATGATTTGCTGGCAAAAATTTCAAGCGATATTATCAATCAGGTAAAAGGAATAAATAGAGTAGTGTATGATATCAGTACAAAACCACCGTCCACTATTGAATGGGAGTAA
- a CDS encoding transcription antitermination protein NusB: MLSRRNVRVKVMQVLYAQSRDESLSDKQVVQLYWKKIEDSFELLLFSLYNIVQIAKIASDDNEKRRSKHLPSELDKKFEPKLWSNSMIQALEKNKTIQGKFLKLGFASKVDKDHFRTIYYEFSKEEIYSQYILKSSTKDDDLEILLELFRFCRRNEIFNEIIEDQYANWEDDKSIIIGTIKKVLKDLPSENENFIMDHFPDEETIKDYGEFLLLETIKDQKLLLSYIEPVLQNWDSERVAILDMIMIKMAICEFTMCPSIPTKVTLNEYVELAKNYSTSKSKEFVNGILDRLLNDLNAKGKVVKEGRGLLEE; encoded by the coding sequence ATGCTGAGCAGGAGAAATGTAAGAGTAAAGGTGATGCAAGTGTTGTATGCCCAATCGCGTGATGAGTCCTTGAGTGATAAACAGGTTGTACAATTGTATTGGAAGAAAATTGAAGATAGTTTTGAATTACTATTATTCTCCTTGTATAATATCGTTCAGATTGCAAAAATCGCTAGCGATGATAATGAAAAAAGACGTTCAAAACACCTACCATCAGAATTAGATAAAAAATTTGAACCAAAACTCTGGTCAAATTCAATGATTCAAGCTCTGGAAAAAAATAAAACCATTCAGGGGAAATTTCTAAAATTGGGTTTTGCATCCAAAGTGGACAAAGACCATTTCAGGACGATATATTATGAATTTTCAAAAGAAGAAATATACAGTCAATATATCCTTAAATCTTCAACAAAGGATGATGATCTCGAAATTCTGCTTGAACTATTTAGATTTTGCAGGAGAAATGAGATTTTTAATGAAATTATCGAAGACCAGTATGCCAATTGGGAAGATGATAAATCCATCATTATTGGAACCATTAAGAAAGTTCTCAAGGATTTACCTTCTGAAAACGAGAACTTTATAATGGATCATTTTCCAGATGAAGAGACTATAAAGGATTACGGAGAGTTTTTACTCCTGGAAACTATTAAGGATCAGAAATTGTTATTATCATATATAGAACCTGTCTTACAAAACTGGGATTCTGAAAGAGTAGCCATTTTGGATATGATTATGATAAAAATGGCCATCTGTGAGTTTACAATGTGTCCATCTATTCCTACAAAAGTGACATTGAATGAATATGTGGAACTTGCAAAAAATTACAGTACATCCAAGAGTAAAGAGTTTGTAAATGGAATTTTGGATCGATTATTGAATGATTTAAATGCGAAAGGCAAAGTAGTCAAGGAAGGAAGAGGATTGTTGGAGGAATAA